Proteins from one Acidobacteriota bacterium genomic window:
- a CDS encoding PIN domain-containing protein, translated as MIAIDSNILVYARRKETPHNAEARRLLEELATGEAAWAIPWPCVYEYLRVVTHRRVFVPPTELNQALDELDALMESPALTLLGEGPTHAAHLRLAVGSGRAVGNLAHDAHIAALCVEHGVRELWTADRDFARFPGLNVRNPFEPRGLHEPRAPYRTRGASRGASRTPGRRRRA; from the coding sequence GTGATCGCCATCGACTCGAACATCCTGGTCTATGCCCGAAGAAAGGAGACACCGCACAACGCCGAGGCGAGGCGACTTCTCGAAGAACTGGCCACCGGGGAGGCCGCCTGGGCCATTCCATGGCCGTGCGTCTACGAGTATCTGCGGGTCGTTACCCATCGTCGGGTGTTCGTCCCTCCTACGGAGCTCAATCAGGCACTCGATGAGCTCGATGCGCTGATGGAGTCGCCCGCACTGACGCTTCTCGGCGAGGGACCGACGCACGCGGCCCACCTTCGCCTCGCCGTGGGCTCCGGACGAGCCGTCGGCAACCTCGCCCACGACGCGCACATCGCGGCGCTGTGTGTCGAGCACGGGGTGCGTGAGCTGTGGACTGCGGATCGGGACTTCGCCCGATTTCCGGGGCTGAATGTCCGAAACCCGTTCGAGCCTCGTGGGCTCCATGAGCCGCGCGCCCCGTATCGCACGCGGGGCGCCTCGCGCGGCGCATCGCGCACCCCGGGACGTCGCCGCCGGGCCTGA
- the pap gene encoding polyphosphate:AMP phosphotransferase: MFETAEVGNRIDKKAFNREAPEVREALLKAQKELASAGFSVIVHIGGVEGAGKSETVNHLLAWMDARGIQTHAIWESTDEERERPPMWRFWRLLPASGRIGIFLGSWYTAPIIDRVFGRLSAAGMDQSLDRIVEFERMLAEENVLLVKFWMHLSKEAQEARLRSLEASKRTRWRVRKVDWKFFKRYDAFRSVSEHALRKTGTGSAPWHIVEAEDERYRSLTVSKILLAAIAGRLAAAKAHPGKKAAAPPLPKPARPNVISRLDLTRAITDREYERRLEGRERDLNRLTRRLYDCRRSMILVFEGPDAAGKGGTIRRLTSCMDARLYQVISVAAPTDEERARPYLWRFWRHLPRLGRVTIYDRSWYGRVLVERIEGFCEAGDWQRAYAEINAFEEQLTSFGTIVLKFWLAIGADEQLRRFKDRETTPYKQYKITEEDWRNRKRWDAYEAAACDMIERTSTEAAPWVPVEANDKNWARVKVMKTVARRLERELGG; this comes from the coding sequence ATGTTCGAGACCGCCGAAGTCGGGAATCGGATCGACAAGAAGGCCTTCAACCGCGAGGCGCCGGAGGTCCGCGAGGCGCTTCTCAAGGCGCAGAAGGAGCTCGCCTCCGCCGGCTTCTCCGTCATCGTCCACATCGGCGGGGTGGAGGGGGCGGGGAAGAGCGAGACCGTCAACCACCTCCTCGCGTGGATGGACGCGCGCGGCATCCAGACGCACGCGATCTGGGAGTCCACCGACGAGGAGCGCGAGCGCCCACCCATGTGGCGCTTCTGGCGCCTCCTCCCGGCGAGCGGCAGGATCGGGATCTTCCTCGGCTCGTGGTACACCGCCCCGATCATCGATCGCGTCTTCGGCCGTCTCTCGGCCGCCGGGATGGATCAGTCCCTCGATCGCATCGTCGAGTTCGAGCGGATGCTCGCGGAGGAGAACGTCCTCCTCGTCAAGTTCTGGATGCACCTCTCGAAGGAGGCGCAGGAGGCGAGGCTTCGCTCGCTCGAGGCGAGCAAGAGGACCCGGTGGCGCGTCCGGAAGGTCGACTGGAAGTTCTTCAAGCGGTACGACGCGTTCCGGAGCGTGAGCGAGCACGCCCTCCGCAAGACCGGCACCGGATCGGCGCCGTGGCACATCGTCGAGGCGGAGGATGAGAGGTACCGGTCGCTGACCGTGTCGAAGATCCTCCTCGCGGCGATCGCCGGGCGACTGGCCGCGGCGAAGGCGCATCCGGGGAAGAAGGCCGCCGCGCCGCCGCTGCCGAAGCCGGCGCGCCCCAACGTGATCAGCCGCCTCGATCTGACGCGCGCGATCACCGACAGGGAATACGAAAGGAGGCTCGAAGGGCGGGAGCGGGACCTCAACCGGTTGACGCGCCGCCTGTACGATTGTCGGCGCTCGATGATCCTGGTCTTCGAAGGTCCCGACGCGGCGGGGAAGGGAGGGACGATAAGGCGCCTGACCTCGTGCATGGACGCGCGGCTCTACCAGGTGATCTCCGTCGCCGCGCCGACGGACGAGGAGCGGGCGCGTCCCTACCTCTGGCGCTTCTGGCGCCACCTGCCGAGGCTCGGGCGCGTCACCATCTACGACCGATCGTGGTACGGGCGCGTCCTGGTCGAGCGGATCGAGGGATTCTGCGAGGCGGGGGACTGGCAGCGCGCCTACGCCGAGATCAACGCCTTCGAGGAGCAGCTCACGTCGTTCGGGACGATCGTCCTGAAGTTCTGGCTGGCGATCGGCGCCGACGAGCAGCTCCGGCGCTTCAAGGATCGCGAGACGACCCCCTACAAGCAGTACAAGATCACCGAGGAGGACTGGCGCAACCGCAAGAGGTGGGACGCCTACGAGGCCGCCGCCTGCGACATGATCGAGCGCACCAGCACCGAGGCCGCGCCGTGGGTGCCCGTCGAGGCGAACGACAAGAACTGGGCGCGCGTCAAGGTGATGAAGACGGTCGCCCGGAGGCTGGAGAGGGAGCTCGGCGGCTGA
- a CDS encoding DUF2191 domain-containing protein, with amino-acid sequence MRTTVEINDSLFVLAKKKAAAEGVPLRQIIEDALRTHLQGPTTRAKYRFLWTVDSGRLLPGVDLEDRDSLFDIMDGLK; translated from the coding sequence ATGAGAACAACGGTGGAGATCAACGATTCCTTGTTCGTCCTGGCCAAGAAGAAGGCGGCGGCGGAGGGTGTCCCGCTACGACAGATCATCGAGGACGCCCTCAGAACACACTTGCAAGGGCCGACGACTCGCGCGAAGTATCGCTTCCTCTGGACGGTGGACAGCGGCCGGCTGCTTCCCGGAGTCGATCTCGAAGATCGGGACTCTCTCTTCGACATCATGGACGGTCTCAAGTGA
- a CDS encoding deiodinase, with the protein MPALNKLHKDYGDRVAFYVVYIQEAHPIDGWQMDVNVKDDVLVASTRTLEDRVKVAGSCVKNLGIEFPAIVDGADDRVEKTYTGWPDRLYVIDATGTIAYKSEAGPFGFEPSGVETTLKRLVP; encoded by the coding sequence GTGCCCGCCCTCAACAAACTGCACAAGGACTACGGCGACCGGGTCGCCTTCTACGTCGTCTACATCCAGGAGGCGCACCCGATCGACGGGTGGCAGATGGACGTCAACGTGAAGGACGACGTTCTCGTCGCGAGCACGCGAACGCTCGAGGACCGCGTGAAGGTCGCGGGAAGCTGCGTGAAGAACCTGGGGATCGAGTTCCCGGCAATCGTGGACGGCGCCGACGACCGCGTCGAGAAGACGTACACCGGGTGGCCGGATCGCCTCTACGTCATCGATGCCACGGGAACCATCGCGTACAAGAGCGAGGCGGGCCCCTTCGGGTTCGAGCCGTCGGGGGTGGAGACGACGCTGAAGCGGCTCGTGCCGTAG